One window of Streptomyces sp. NBC_00273 genomic DNA carries:
- a CDS encoding glycosyltransferase family 2 protein, which yields MSGTVARRERADASRRGRGAALRRGRGDAAARASRSRHRRGRVSPEGVDSAALYETVVLVPARNEEVGVFTSLRSLAGQSRTPDLIIVVVNNSTDRTLDFAQQFADDENTPPTVVLNLDDNPHKKAGALNHGLRWLREAVGGRLTNQVKHVLVMDADTELHPKFIERARNVIASDPELGGVSAACLGRTDLWRNPWQRYLLGMQIIEYGRAANTRFRRDVHTMSGAGSFYRAEALQGLLDWRGEVFWEDHSNLVEDYETTLALKESGWKVTANQLCIAYTDLMPTLRELIQQRERWSRGTVDALRARGWTKFTWHSISTLILGLLGAAYILGWGTTQLVAAAKHGFSTQPILLLLFAFWIVYPALRVRNMGWKAMLVEALLLPELVFTLVRTYWLVSSIIKSYVTRVSAWK from the coding sequence TTGTCGGGCACTGTTGCGCGCCGTGAGCGTGCCGATGCGTCGCGCCGTGGGCGCGGCGCTGCGTTACGCCGCGGGCGCGGTGATGCTGCGGCGCGTGCGTCGCGCAGTCGGCACCGGCGCGGCCGCGTCTCCCCCGAGGGGGTCGACAGCGCCGCTCTCTACGAGACCGTCGTCCTCGTTCCGGCCCGGAACGAGGAGGTCGGGGTGTTCACGTCCCTGCGGTCCCTGGCCGGCCAGAGCCGAACCCCCGACCTGATCATCGTGGTGGTCAACAACTCGACCGACCGGACCCTGGACTTCGCCCAGCAGTTCGCGGACGACGAGAACACGCCGCCGACGGTGGTCCTGAACCTGGACGACAACCCCCACAAGAAGGCGGGCGCCCTCAACCACGGTCTCCGCTGGCTCAGGGAGGCCGTCGGAGGCCGGCTCACCAACCAGGTGAAGCACGTCCTGGTCATGGATGCCGACACCGAGCTGCACCCGAAGTTCATCGAACGGGCCCGCAACGTCATCGCGTCCGACCCGGAGCTCGGCGGCGTCAGCGCCGCCTGCCTCGGCCGCACCGACCTGTGGCGCAACCCGTGGCAGCGGTACCTCCTCGGCATGCAGATCATCGAGTACGGCCGCGCCGCCAACACCCGGTTCCGCAGGGACGTCCACACCATGTCGGGCGCCGGCTCCTTCTACCGGGCGGAGGCCCTGCAGGGACTGCTCGACTGGCGGGGCGAGGTCTTCTGGGAGGACCACTCCAACCTGGTCGAGGACTACGAGACCACCCTGGCCCTCAAGGAATCGGGTTGGAAGGTCACGGCCAACCAGCTCTGCATCGCGTACACCGACCTGATGCCCACGCTGCGCGAGCTGATCCAGCAACGCGAGAGGTGGAGCCGAGGAACGGTCGACGCTTTGCGCGCCCGTGGCTGGACGAAGTTCACCTGGCATTCCATCAGCACCCTGATCCTGGGGCTGCTCGGCGCGGCTTACATCCTCGGTTGGGGAACGACGCAGCTGGTGGCGGCGGCGAAGCACGGCTTCTCGACGCAGCCGATCCTCCTGCTGCTCTTCGCTTTCTGGATCGTCTATCCCGCACTCCGCGTACGGAATATGGGCTGGAAGGCGATGCTCGTCGAGGCGCTGCTGCTCCCCGAGCTGGTGTTCACATTGGTACGGACCTATTGGCTCGTGTCCTCCATCATCAAGTCGTACGTGACCCGCGTGTCCGCGTGGAAATGA
- a CDS encoding DUF6227 family protein translates to MSDPYETTEAHLERLLGRALNSFDLPDRLVERLGTALAHSSSLYTTHHSPEAGIWRETHRHTYLLTDGGSVSLWELAYRLEGDRTVRHEVFASKAETCLAVTRLFGEASAGASPDPVLVPGEDEPEGGMALLSALYATPAPVRRHREYAVEDSADHARRVLRRAENVDRPGERVATLLRSAYAHQITQAFGARQCLADGRGAGFSLYEHAFVLLDGTEISLWEVEHTATPDGRHMCEVYESEATARGAMELRARVR, encoded by the coding sequence TTGAGCGATCCGTACGAGACAACCGAGGCGCACCTCGAACGACTCCTCGGCCGCGCCCTCAACTCCTTCGACCTGCCGGACAGGCTCGTCGAGCGCCTCGGTACGGCGCTCGCCCACAGCTCTTCGCTCTACACCACCCACCACAGCCCGGAGGCGGGCATCTGGCGGGAGACCCACCGGCACACCTATCTGCTGACCGACGGCGGTTCGGTCTCGCTGTGGGAGCTGGCCTACCGGCTGGAGGGCGACCGGACCGTCCGGCACGAGGTCTTCGCGAGCAAGGCGGAGACCTGCCTGGCCGTGACCCGGCTGTTCGGCGAGGCGTCGGCCGGGGCGTCCCCCGATCCGGTGCTGGTGCCGGGCGAGGACGAGCCGGAGGGCGGCATGGCGCTGCTGAGCGCGCTGTACGCGACCCCGGCCCCGGTGCGGCGGCACCGGGAGTACGCGGTGGAGGACTCCGCGGACCACGCCCGGCGGGTGCTGCGGCGCGCGGAGAACGTCGACCGGCCGGGCGAGCGGGTGGCGACGCTGCTGCGGTCGGCGTACGCGCACCAGATCACGCAGGCGTTCGGCGCGCGGCAGTGCCTCGCGGACGGGCGGGGAGCGGGCTTCAGCCTGTACGAGCACGCCTTCGTCCTGTTGGACGGGACCGAGATCAGCCTGTGGGAGGTCGAGCACACGGCGACGCCCGACGGGCGGCACATGTGCGAGGTGTACGAGAGCGAGGCGACCGCGCGCGGAGCGATGGAACTGCGCGCCCGCGTGCGCTGA
- a CDS encoding vitamin K epoxide reductase family protein — protein sequence MATNTVGLPRQQVRPRSGHEGEQNAAPRGLAWLLAVTGAAGLLASWVITLDKFLLLEDPDFKPACSLNPVVSCGSVMASEQAAAFGFPNPMLGLVAYAVVVCVGAGLLAGARYRGWFWLGLNAGTLVGVGFCSWLMVQSLYEINALCLWCCLAWVATLLMFWAVTAHNVRTRALPAPGPLRVFFAEFGWAPPALHIGVIGMLVLTRWWDFWTG from the coding sequence ATGGCAACGAATACAGTGGGCCTTCCGCGTCAGCAGGTACGGCCCCGCAGCGGACACGAGGGCGAACAGAACGCAGCGCCGAGGGGGTTGGCCTGGCTGCTGGCCGTCACCGGGGCGGCCGGGCTGCTGGCCTCGTGGGTGATCACCCTCGACAAGTTCCTCCTGCTGGAGGACCCGGACTTCAAGCCCGCGTGCAGTCTCAACCCGGTCGTCTCCTGCGGCAGCGTGATGGCGAGCGAGCAGGCGGCGGCCTTCGGCTTCCCCAATCCGATGCTGGGGCTCGTCGCGTACGCCGTCGTGGTCTGCGTCGGCGCGGGCCTGCTGGCCGGTGCCCGCTACCGCGGCTGGTTCTGGCTCGGACTGAACGCCGGCACGCTCGTCGGCGTCGGCTTCTGCAGCTGGTTGATGGTCCAGTCGCTCTACGAGATCAACGCGCTCTGCCTGTGGTGCTGCCTGGCCTGGGTCGCGACCCTGCTGATGTTCTGGGCGGTCACCGCGCACAACGTCCGTACGCGCGCCCTGCCCGCCCCCGGCCCGCTGCGGGTCTTCTTCGCCGAATTCGGCTGGGCCCCGCCGGCCCTGCACATCGGAGTGATCGGCATGCTGGTCCTCACCCGCTGGTGGGACTTCTGGACCGGCTGA
- a CDS encoding rodlin — protein MFKKFMTAAAVSAVAIGAGAAAAAPAMAIGNDNGVNTVNGNGAQQIYGNQKTHGDMSPQLSLVQGTLNKPCIGLPAKVNAQSLIAALNIGVQDINVLSNPQNQQCTENSTQAKGDEPLSHILDNIPVLSGNVSSGS, from the coding sequence ATGTTCAAGAAGTTCATGACCGCCGCCGCGGTCTCCGCCGTTGCGATCGGCGCGGGCGCTGCTGCCGCGGCCCCGGCCATGGCCATCGGCAACGACAACGGGGTCAACACCGTCAACGGCAACGGTGCCCAGCAGATCTACGGCAACCAGAAGACCCACGGCGACATGAGCCCGCAGCTCAGCCTGGTCCAGGGCACCCTCAACAAGCCCTGCATCGGCCTGCCGGCGAAGGTCAACGCCCAGTCGCTGATCGCCGCGCTCAACATCGGCGTCCAGGACATCAACGTCCTGTCCAACCCGCAGAACCAGCAGTGCACCGAGAACTCCACCCAGGCCAAGGGTGACGAGCCGCTCTCGCACATCCTGGACAACATCCCGGTCCTCTCGGGCAACGTCTCGAGCGGCAGCTGA
- a CDS encoding chaplin, protein MNSAKKAALVLATAGLAAAGAAGSAAADSSAEGAAVGSPGVLSGNLAQVPVHVPVNVCGNSVNIVGLLNPAFGNVCVNN, encoded by the coding sequence ATGAACTCTGCCAAGAAGGCCGCCCTGGTCCTGGCCACCGCTGGTCTCGCTGCGGCCGGTGCCGCCGGCTCCGCCGCCGCCGACTCGTCGGCCGAGGGTGCGGCCGTGGGTTCCCCCGGCGTCCTCTCCGGCAACCTGGCCCAGGTGCCGGTGCACGTTCCGGTCAACGTCTGCGGCAACAGCGTGAACATCGTCGGCCTGCTGAACCCCGCGTTCGGCAACGTCTGCGTCAACAACTGA